The Onychomys torridus chromosome 2, mOncTor1.1, whole genome shotgun sequence sequence tttaattggaacacactggaagcagaggcaggcagatctcatgaGTCGAGGCCAAATTGGTTTACACAGAGAATTCTTGGCTTACAAATGAGATcctatctttaaaacaaaaactggggctgaagagatggcttagtggtgaagagcactggctgttcttccagaggacctgagtttaataaaacaaaaacaaccaaaactacCTAATAGTCATATGACTTTATTATAATACCGTTGGCTATTTATATTGTTTCTAATGTTTATTACAAATGATGTTGAAATgactattatataaataaatcttacatttttatatgttttgcttatatatgtttgcatgctatgtgcatgcctggtatctgtggagttcagaaggatctggagttatggacagttgtgagccaccatgtgggtgctggggaccaaactcagatctgcaagagcaacagtgctcttaacactgagccatccctccagccctcggTTTGCATTGTAGTATTCCCAAAGACTGGTTCCCTAGAAGTATACCAGATCAAAGAATTTTACCAGGCTTTCCATATTGCCACATTTACCTGAAGGGGCCAGATAACATTTCCAGCAGCAGTGTATTAGAGGACTGCACATATTCCAAAAGTACTTTCTAGAATGTTTGttagaatttttgtttggtttcaagacaggttctctgtgtagctttggctgtacctgaactcactgtgtagacaggcTGATGTCGAACCCAGGTGTCTGCCTGGCTTTTGGGGGGCTTTGTAAAGGGAGAGGCGCGTGTGTTGGAACAGTCCTGACTCCTAGCTGGGCTCGTGTGAGAGCTGCCTTCACGCCTTCAGAAGCTGGTGCTCTGGAGTCCACACCAAGCTAGCTCCTGAGAAGGCCCACATAATCTTGAGTTTGTAAAGTGGTTAGATTGGTTTATGCATACTCTCCCATGGCTCCTGTAACTTGCTGAAGCCCCTGGAAATGGGCTGCTTAGAGTATGCTTGAAGTGATATTTCAATGGAAGCTGCTAGTCTATAGGCCTTCGGTCTTCCTGGCTTTCCTCAGGAGAGTTTGAGACCATCTGGTTATAGCAGAACTTGCTTTCGGACAGAGGGCTACTCATTACCTCACTCTGcccaatagaaaaagaaaagaagggaaaatacaGTGTATTTTCTTTGGTGCTTGGGAGCTGAGCTGCCCTGTGCCTTAGGCTTCACTCAGAGATGTAACCAGTCAGATGAGAACTGGGGCGGTCCAGTGGCAGGCAGCAAGCTGCTTGTAGCCAGTGTAAGTACACTGTGGCCAGGAGTCCAGCCTAGTGTGGCAGATACTCCTGTCTTAGCTCCAGGGGGCAGCAGCGTTAGCAGGGAATGAAGCAGAGCATGTTGGGGGCAAAGATAAGTGCCCTCAAAATCCTGAGCTCCTGTGCTCACTGTGTATGGGAAGCCCAGACCAGTGACAAGCAGAAGTGCGACCAGGACAGTCAGTTATAGAGAGGGAAAGTCTGAAGTGAATGACCCTTAAGGACTTTGAGATACAGGGCCGGTGGATGCAGAGAGGAATCTGCAAAGCCTGCTCTACCTAACCTGTAGGTAGGTTCAAACTCCGAACTGCTTTCTAAGTGACGGATGGGGTTCGGGGCACGGGCATGTGCTGTCTGCTTTCCTGTCGGGTACTTGGTACTCTTCTTTTtgccccaccatgcctgggcaGCAACCTGGGCCTCAACTCATCTTGTTTGACCTTGTGTTTCTATTGCCAGGTCACGCCTCTGAACTTCCCAGTGTCACAAGTGCCCAACACGCCCAGCTGTCCCCAGGCCTATCTGGAACTGCAGGCGCTGTCTCCGGGTGAGCGGCAGTGTGTGGAGACGGTAGTCAGCATGGGCTACTCCTACGACTGTGTCCTGAGAGccatgaagaagaaaggagagaatatcGAGCAGGTGACATGCGGTCTGCAAGGTCTGGGTGGCAGAGCCTGGTGGCCTCAAGTCAGGGCCGTGATCTGCCTGTCCTAGAGTGCCTGCCGCTCCAGCCGCCTCCTCTCTGGGTTTGGGGGACCTGGGCAGGTTCAGGGGGTCTGCAAGTTTGGCAGTAGTCCTTCTCTAGGACTGCTTGGAGAAAGCCTGGGGGTGGGTACTGGAGCTGTTGTCACCCCCACCCCTTTGTTTCCTCTGTCACCAGAGAGGACAGAACTGAGCATGTGGTTAGATGTGTCAgtctagcctttttttttttttttttttttgagataaggtcttgtgTAGCCCGGGCTGCTTGGAAGTAAGCTAGGCTGAGGCTGGCACTGGACTCATGGTCCTTTGTCttcaccttctgagtgctagcaTATAGGTGTAGTCTATGACTCCTGCCTTACCTCCAGGAACTTTTGTCATGGCTGTACAGCAAGTTCTGAAGAGTGTCTTCTAGTCTCCTTCTACCTGGGGCCTTTTCTGACACGCACTGTATTATTTTTGAGGGCTGTCAtcttttcctgagtgctgagttgaTGTTGTGGGAGTTGAGTCAGCTGTGACAGCACTTcctttgggaagtggctgctcaTTCTAGAAGGGTGTGCCAGTCTGTTTACCAAGTGATGCCTGTCCAGGATCTGATGACTGGGGAGGGACAGGGATTTCACACCGACGGTCTAGAACTCAGCAGCAGCTcagactgtttcttttctcagATTCTCGACTATCTCTTTGCACATGGACAGCTTTGTGAGAAGGGCTTTGACCCTCTCTTAGTGGAAGAGGCTCTGGAGATGCACCAGTGCTCAGAAGAAAAGGTAGGAACCTTCAGCATTCACGGGAGTTGTGTCTGGTGTTCTCCCTGGCCTCCATCCTGTGCTTTCCACTGACTGCAGGCAGAAGCAGTCACACACAGAGCCCCTGTGCCCGAACAGGATGAGTCCCACCTTAGTATAGGTGAAGCAGAGCGTTGAACCCCAGGGACAGGAAGGGAAAATTGAGTTGGGCTAAAAGCAAGGCTTTGAATGGCTTGGGCCATTGCTAGAATTTCTGCCTTCCTCCTACACAGAGAGCAACCTTTAGGGGTTCAATACTTTGTCTTGGTGGGAATATTCATGTGGGCAGTAGGACTCTTACAGAGGTCAGCAAGTGAGTTCACAGCCCACCTCTGCTTGTCAGGGAACTATACAAAGACCCAGGAGATTCTAGTTGAAGGCTACAGATCCTCCACTGCAGTATACCTCTACAGTCAGCTGGTCTGTGTGTCTGGACCTTTTTATAATGTGTTCTCCTTTGTCCCACAGATGATGGAGTTGCTTCAGTTGATGAGCAAATTTAAGGAAATGGGCTTTGAACTGAAAGACATTAAGGAAGTTTTGCTATTACACAACAATGACCAGGACAATGCTTTGGAAGACCTCATGGCCAGGGCTGGAGCCAGCTGAGACCAGGCCCTGCCACAGCCCTGCCACAGCACCACCATCCCCCAGGAGGCCCTGCACAGCTCACTTGTGAGGAAGAAGGGACATGCTTCCAGATTTTCTTTGGGGGTTAGGTCAGGTGTGGAGATGACATTTgctagtctctgtgagcccaggccCGAACTGGGGGGAAAAGTAGGAAGACTTGGGCATACAAATGCCCTGCTGGCTCCTTCAATATTAAACATATCTGTATTTTGAGAAGTGTCCTTCCCACATTGGCCTTTCAGAAAGACTACTTGGATCTTTCTGGGGTCTCTTATTTCTTCAGCCAAAATCTGGCCTGGCTCCCAAGAGgtgtgggaagaagaggaggggcagACTGCTGCTGTTTGGGGGCTAGATGCTTTCCTCTCTGCCACAACATAGGCAGACTGAACTCTAACCCAAGTTGAATACAAGAAAGAGGTTCTTCCAGGGGCCCACCATCCCCCAGCAGTCCTTAGTGTTACACTGGTTCTGGAATGTCTCTGCGATACAAAAGATGCACTTTTCCTCATGGGCAGAGTCTTCTGCTAGGCGGTTCCCATGTGTCCCTTCCAGACTGTTTCTTTTGGCTTAGACCATAACCCTCTACTGCCCAGGGCATTGGAGCCCCTATGCTGGGAAGTGGTGTCAGGTTGAGTGATCACTGGCCCcttctcagcacactgagctggTGAGAAAACAGGCCACGACTAGTCACTCGGCACTAACCCCGTTCCTGACCAGcctcctccagccctgctttAGGATGACACAGAGTAACATCTAGGCATAGAAACCACTCTGGTTTGTTTGTATTATGTTCGACACCATTAAAGATATAACACAGTCTTGAATCTAAAATAATTTGCTAACTATTTTGACTCTTCAGAGAACTACTAATAAAAACCTAAAAGGTATGTCGTGCTgcttaaaattctttatttcaaAAAACGGCCTGACTTAGGATGGCAGCAGGTGGCAGAATTCATTTCAGTACACTTGTCCCACTGGGGGCCTGTGGGACCTGGAAGCTGGCCCTGCTGTCTTCTCTGGGGTTTGGTTTACAAATACAGACCCAAAGATCTCTTTAAACCTGACCTAGTGCAGTCTCTTGCCAAAGTGGAGGAGGGGCAGACTAGGCTTCAaggtattcttttaaaaatgaaggtcCCTCCTCTGCCTGGGAATGCCGCCATTCCTACAGCCACAGCAAGGCTAAAGTGCTCTCCAGCTCTCACTGGCACCATGGAGCTGTCAGAACTAATAATCCCTCAAGTTTCCTAGTTCTGGAGTAGAATCCCACGTCCTTTTGGAGCTACTGGCTGGGAATGGTCTCTGGTTTTTAGTGGCCATGTGAGGAGGCTCTGTACAGCCATAAGCTAGGCGCAGGCTGCCCTCTGGTGGCTAGTTCAGGCACTGCCTGGCCTGTTCTACAGCTTTTCAAGCTCTTTTGAATCAGCCCTTGACCTTTTAAATAGAGCCAgatctcactatacagcccaggtTGGTTTCAAGGTCctcattctgcctcagcctcccaaacactgggattacaagtgagcAATGCCATACCTGGCTTATCTTGGCCTTTTAGACAGAACTCCTAAAACCTTAGGAAGTCCTTAAATTCATGTTGTAGTGGCTTCTGGTCTCAGCTGTGACACATGAACCTCAGGTTAACTCAGGGAGACCTCCAAAACTAATGGGCTCTCAGTCTCTGTTTTCCCTGAAAAGGTGATACAGGAGATGGGGCGGTGGTTCAATCAATAAAGTGCTTGTGGTGCTGagtgctgggtgctggggttgGACCTCTAGCATCCATGCGGAGCCTGGAGCAGCGGGGTATagtggtggacacctttaatcccagcacatgaggagcagaggcacaggcagggggGAACTTATTGGCTAATTAGTCTAGCTAAATCAGCAGTGAAACAGCAGAGGAGGATTGTGGGTACCTGATAACATCTGGCCTACACACAGTAATATAGCAAGAATTCATTTTAAGAGTAACGGTGTGTTTGTTCCTGTAGCAGAGGGTAGAATTGACTACACACAAAGAGCCAAGACACCCATAGCAAAGGGTGTGGCTGGCCCGGGTGTCCTGGAAGACTCAAGCCCAGGCAATGGACTTGCCCGAGATCCTCCAGCCTGTCTAATCATTTGGAGGTACTGGGAGTGAGGAGTCATAGACAGGAGCTAGGTTCTTCCACAAAAACTGTGAGGGCTTGTAGGTTCTGTCTTAGGCCTGCTGTTTTAGCGAAAAGCAAATGAGAGAAATGTGTTGCCATCAGCCTTCTATCTCAAAGCTGGGTTTCAGGGAAGGGAACTGTAAGCATAAAGCCTAACCCCCAACCCAGCTGCTCTTAAGGCACCAAGAGTTGTTCAGTTTATATTTTCCGAAACTAAAGCTCCATGCTCTGGTGGGGAGGAAGGAGCTCACCCAACTGCCTGGCTGGTACCAATGCTGTAGTCTGTGAGGACAGAAAGGCACATCAGTCAGTAATAAGGCTGTTGACTCAGCATGTGGTCCCTAacctctgacctctggcctccaggttACCACTGAACACCCCGATTTCATCCTCAAACTTAGGAACATCTACAGTTATTAGACCAGATATGTTCCTACAGACACAGGTCAACAAAGCAAATATTCTGAGCCCCAAAGAGAAGGGGACATGAAGGTCTTCAGCCTGGTCCTTTCCTGTGGTTGGAAGTGAGGTAATCTGAGGTCTGTCCCTGAGCAGTGTGACCATCCAAGACCATGTATGGCTAGAGTGAGAGAGAGGCAGGACAGGGCGTGCTGGTTTGCAGGAAGGCCCTGGCAGAGCCTCTTCCAGCTCCAGAGAGTACAGCAGTGTCCACCCAGGGTGAGCCCTTCCTCTAGGACACCACAGTTCTCTTGGGGGCTGCAGCCGGCCTGTGGCATGTGAGGTACAGCTGTAGCTGGCTTCTTAGGCTCTGGATGCATTTAGACTTCAAAGCCATGATCTCATCCAGCTGGGTCACAAAATCTTCAAAATCctaagaaacaagaaaagtgGAGGTTTTTCTCTTGATGacccttatctttttttttcttttttctttttttttgagctgaggaccgaacccagggtcttacgcttgctaggcaagcgctctgccactgagctaaatccccaaccctttagtCTGTTTTTTTgtgtaaagtttttgttttgttttgttttgttttttaatgtctatgaatgttttgtctacatacCATGTATATACTTGGAGATACCCATGGAATTTAGAAGAAGATTTCAGatcttctgggactggagttctggatggttgtgagttaccctgtgggtgttaggaaccaaacctgggtcccctacAAGGGCAatga is a genomic window containing:
- the Ubap1 gene encoding ubiquitin-associated protein 1 isoform X3, translating into MASKKLGTDFHGTFSYLDDVPFKIGDKFKTPAKVGLPIGFSLPNCLQVIREMQVTPLNFPVSQVPNTPSCPQAYLELQALSPGERQCVETVVSMGYSYDCVLRAMKKKGENIEQILDYLFAHGQLCEKGFDPLLVEEALEMHQCSEEKMMELLQLMSKFKEMGFELKDIKEVLLLHNNDQDNALEDLMARAGAS